Proteins encoded in a region of the Carassius gibelio isolate Cgi1373 ecotype wild population from Czech Republic chromosome B5, carGib1.2-hapl.c, whole genome shotgun sequence genome:
- the LOC127958701 gene encoding zinc finger protein interacting with ribonucleoprotein K-like isoform X1 — translation MKFVKEESEENTREPETWKIKHEEPESETIRIKDEEPETWKIKHEEPEARRIKQEEPETRRIKQEEPETGRIKHEKPETWRIKQEEPETRRIKQEEPETWRIKQEEPETRRIKHEEPETGRIKHEEPETWRIKHEEPETRRIKQEEPETGRIKHEEPETWRIKHEEPETRRIKQEDHGGLMKMKEERQDRKEVDQKYEDQKAPGVNEEKSASCSIKTTEVKRPFSCSQCGKSFTSYKSLKRHMLIHAGIKPFSCSQCGKSFTLKEHLKSHLVTHSSEKPFRCSQCGNTFTCKASHEHHMLIHAGIRPFSCSQCEKSFTKKSSLNNHMLIHAGIKSFSCSQCGRSFRLKRTT, via the exons atgaagtttgttaaagaggagagtgaagagaacacgagagaaccagaaacctggaaaatAAAACATGAGGAACCAGAATCAGAAACTATAAGAATAAAagacgaggaaccagaaacctggaaaataaaacacgaggagccagaagcccggagaataaaacaggaggaaccagaaacccggagaataaaacaggaggaaccagaaaccgggagaataaaacacgagaaaccagaaacctggagaataaaacaggaggaaccagaaaccaggagaataaaacaggaggaaccagaaacctggagaataaaacaggaGGAACCAGAAAcaaggagaataaaacacgaggaaccagaaaccgggagaataaaacacgaggaaccagaaacctggagaataaaacacgaggaaccagaaacccggagaataaaacaggaggaaccagaaaccgggagaataaaacacgaggaaccagaaacctggagaataaaacacgaggaaccagaaacccggagaataaaacaagaggatcATGGAG gcctgatgaaaatgaaagaagaaagacaAGATCGGAAAGAGGTGGATCAGAAATATGAGGATCAGAAAGCTCCTGGTGTCAATGAAGAAAAATCAGCGAGTTGCAGCATTAAAACAACAGAAGTCAAAaggcctttcagctgctctcagtgtggaaagagtttcacatctTACAAAAGTCTTAAGaggcacatgttaattcatgctgggataaagcctttcagctgctctcaatgtggaaagagttttacactaAAAGAACACCTTAAGAGTCATTTGGTAACTCACTCTTCAGAAAAACCTTTCAgatgctctcagtgtggaaacactttTACGTGTAAAGCGAGCCATGAGCaccacatgttaattcatgctgggaTAAGGCCTTTCTCCTGCtctcagtgtgaaaagagtttTACAAAGAAATCAAGCCTTAAtaatcacatgttaattcatgctgggataaagtctttcagctgctctcagtgtggaaggaGTTTTAGACTGAAAAGGACAACTTAA
- the LOC127958701 gene encoding uncharacterized protein LOC127958701 isoform X2, whose translation MKFVKEESEENTREPETWKIKHEEPESETIRIKDEEPETWKIKHEEPEARRIKQEEPETRRIKQEEPETGRIKHEKPETWRIKQEEPETRRIKQEEPETWRIKQEEPETRRIKHEEPETGRIKHEEPETWRIKHEEPETRRIKQEEPETGRIKHEEPETWRIKHEEPETRRIKQEDHGVTLCSQGLWSSLGIPHFLSSYLGLDHTIRWSAIYFFNI comes from the exons atgaagtttgttaaagaggagagtgaagagaacacgagagaaccagaaacctggaaaatAAAACATGAGGAACCAGAATCAGAAACTATAAGAATAAAagacgaggaaccagaaacctggaaaataaaacacgaggagccagaagcccggagaataaaacaggaggaaccagaaacccggagaataaaacaggaggaaccagaaaccgggagaataaaacacgagaaaccagaaacctggagaataaaacaggaggaaccagaaaccaggagaataaaacaggaggaaccagaaacctggagaataaaacaggaGGAACCAGAAAcaaggagaataaaacacgaggaaccagaaaccgggagaataaaacacgaggaaccagaaacctggagaataaaacacgaggaaccagaaacccggagaataaaacaggaggaaccagaaaccgggagaataaaacacgaggaaccagaaacctggagaataaaacacgaggaaccagaaacccggagaataaaacaagaggatcATGGAG tTACGCTCTGCTCTCAAGGTCTGTGGAGTTCCTTGGGCATCCCCCATTTCCTCTCATCTTATCTGGGATTGGATCACACCATCCGCTGGTCGGCCAtctatttctttaatatatag